A genomic region of Pongo pygmaeus isolate AG05252 chromosome 7, NHGRI_mPonPyg2-v2.0_pri, whole genome shotgun sequence contains the following coding sequences:
- the NTAQ1 gene encoding protein N-terminal glutamine amidohydrolase isoform X1 — MEGNGPAAVHYQPASPPRDACVYSSCYCEENIWKLCEYIKNHDQYPLEECYAVFISNERKMIPIWKQQARPGDGPVIWDYHVVLLHVSSGGQSFIYDLDTVLPFPCLFDTYVEDAFKSDDDIHPQFRRKFRVIRADSYLKNFASDRSHMKDSSGNWREPPPPYPCIETGDSKMNLNDFISMDPKVGWGAVYTLSEFTHRFGSKNC, encoded by the exons ATGGAGGGTAATGGCCCCGCTGCTGTCCACTACCAGCCGGCCAGCCCCCCGCGGGACGCCTGCGTCTACAGCAGCTGCTACTG tgaagaaaatatttggaagctCTGTGAATACATCAAAAACCATGACCAGTATCCTTTAGAAGAATGTTATGCTGTCTTCATATCTAATGAGAGGAAGATG ATACCTATCTGGAAACAACAGGCGAGACCTGGAGATGGACCTGTGATCTGG GATTACCATGTTGTTTTGCTTCATGTTTCAAGTGGAGGACAGAGCTTCATTTATGATCTCGATACTGTCTTGCCATTTCCCTGCCTCTTTGACACTTATGTAGAAGATGCCTTTAAGTCTGATGATGACATTCACCCACAGTTTAGGAG GAAATTTAGAGTGATCCGTGCAGATTCATATTTGAAGAACTTTGCTTCTGACCGATCTCACATGAAAGACTCCAGTGGGAATTGGAGAGAGCCTCCGCCGCCGTATCCCTGCATTGAGACTGGAG atTCCAAAATGAACCTGAACGATTTCATCAGTATGGATCCCAAGGTAGGATGGGGTGCTGTCTACACACTATCCGAATTTACACATCGGTTTGGCAGTAAAAACTGCTGA
- the NTAQ1 gene encoding protein N-terminal glutamine amidohydrolase isoform X2, producing the protein MIPIWKQQARPGDGPVIWDYHVVLLHVSSGGQSFIYDLDTVLPFPCLFDTYVEDAFKSDDDIHPQFRRKFRVIRADSYLKNFASDRSHMKDSSGNWREPPPPYPCIETGDSKMNLNDFISMDPKVGWGAVYTLSEFTHRFGSKNC; encoded by the exons ATG ATACCTATCTGGAAACAACAGGCGAGACCTGGAGATGGACCTGTGATCTGG GATTACCATGTTGTTTTGCTTCATGTTTCAAGTGGAGGACAGAGCTTCATTTATGATCTCGATACTGTCTTGCCATTTCCCTGCCTCTTTGACACTTATGTAGAAGATGCCTTTAAGTCTGATGATGACATTCACCCACAGTTTAGGAG GAAATTTAGAGTGATCCGTGCAGATTCATATTTGAAGAACTTTGCTTCTGACCGATCTCACATGAAAGACTCCAGTGGGAATTGGAGAGAGCCTCCGCCGCCGTATCCCTGCATTGAGACTGGAG atTCCAAAATGAACCTGAACGATTTCATCAGTATGGATCCCAAGGTAGGATGGGGTGCTGTCTACACACTATCCGAATTTACACATCGGTTTGGCAGTAAAAACTGCTGA